Genomic DNA from Solanum pennellii chromosome 3, SPENNV200:
GtttgtttacaaaaataccctCTAAGAAtaagttgtttgtttataaaaGAGGGTTTAAGGGGGTACTTTTGTTATTATACATTTTTATCCCGGGATAAGTAAGTATTCCCCACACAAGtagggataacttatcccagtCATAATTTCAATCACGGGATAAGTTATCCTACACTTGGTAACCAAACAAAGAATTGAGGGGTACTAAAACCTTATCCcggatttatttttttcctatccATCACATGAAATGACCCCTTAGTGTTAATAAGTATCTATAAACATGAAGATCTAAGCTCTTACACGGTTTTTTAAAGTATTAATGATTTAAGTATAAAAAAACACTCATGTTTGCTAAGAGCCTAAGAGGCAAGTGCAAATTCTAATGCTGCAGTAACTAACACATAATAAAGACATCAGTATTTCAGCATACTTAGTAGTTGAACAACTTAATGACTCATAGTGCTAGCAAGGAAAACACAGGAAGAGAAACTGCACCTGAAATATTAGAGAAGGCGACCATTCCATATCGTCTGCATTTCCCTCCATGTTTATATACATTTCTGCAGTGAGATGGCTGTCCCCTTCCTCAGTGAAAATAAGATCCAGGGCATGTTGCTGACAAAAGCTATCCTTTAATCTGTCGACCGAGTTCACCAGACGCTTTTTCCATTCCCTTTGCTCAGGGTGACGGCTTTGCCTATCTGAAGCTCTTCGTTGAAGATCATCCTTTTGATTAGCCAAGGGAGCAAGCTTCATAGCTGCACGTGGCAATAGTTCGTCCGCCAATAGAGATGCATTTGCAAGCAAAGCAATTTGTTGAGCTTCAGTCTCAGCCATTCTAACAATTTTATTCCCTGAATCTTCATAGCTGGCTTCCTCCTCCATGGAGCCAGGTAATGCTCTTACAAGTGTGTTCACATAAGTATTAAACACTTGAAATAGACCTTCCAAAGCTTTCCCTCCCAACTGCATACTTAGCAATGGTCCCACGTCCTCAAAGAAATCCTAGATAAGCAGTAGGAAAGTAGCAAACTAAATTAAGTAAAAGACATCAGGGCCATTTGCAACATAATACACAAAATGATTGCTTAAAAACATAGAATGCAGGTTTCATGCTGCAAAGAGAAATAAATCTGATAAGTGACAGATTAACACTCACTCAAGTAACTGTAAccaataaaaacaattaaaagacGTTGTTTTGATATAACATAAGTAAGATCTAGCTAATCATCTGTGTCGATCATCTACAGCCAAGCAGTAACAGAGTTGAGAAAAAAATGCATTGCATAAACAGGAAAGGTTGGCATATACAAGGTTAAAGTAATTCAGATCTATATTCTTGAGATGGTAAGAGGAGAGACATGTTATTACAATGTTTTATGTTGAATCTATGCCATGCCATGACCATATTGAGGAGGATCCGTTGCCTCTAATGATGTAAGTACACTCAAAACACCACTAACTAGCAGATAGAAGAAAATAGACGACAATAATTGTCTTCTGAAAAGCTGAATAATACTTTTATGCTGACATATTTAAGCACATGATGGAGGACTAAAGGGTATATTGTGCTTCACTCGCAATCTTCAAATATCTTTCAACATGACATGAAGTACTAAAAACGGACATAACCATAAATGGTGGAGGCCAAAGGTGTTGAAAAGTAAAGTAAGCAAGAGTGCAGCAGGGAAGGCACCTAAAGTAGGTCGTTGTGTATATTGACACAAATAGCAGGTGCTTGTGATGGATATATTACACATTTATCTTTATCAGGTCACTAATTCTGTGACAATGACATTACCTGAACCATCAAATTGAATCGGTGCGCACTACTTGAAAGTTTATGCTGATATGCCCCTGTAGAACCAGGAACAGCACCAGCTGACCTACCGGATGTGCGTGTAACAGACGGTGGATATGTGAGTTCCCAATCATCAGCAGCTGCCAAAGCAGCAGTGCTTTCTTCAATTCGTTTTAAGTTGGCATCTAGTGCTTGCTCAACACTTGGTCTAAAAAGCTTCAGAAGCACAGGACAAAGTGCAAGTCCACGAGCTTCCAACAAGGAACAGTGTCCTAAAGCTATTTGAACACATTCTGCAGCAGCACGTAAGCCACCAGCAGCTGCTGATGAAGTTAATGCATGTCTTTTGACCAAAAGTGCAAATGCCTCAGTCTGCTTAGTAGACCACATCACTAGTTCGGATGTATAAGCCGGCTCTTTACCAAAAATAGCCAATGAATCGGTGGCTGCTTGAGCTATGCCAGAGAATACAAGCTGAGAAAGGGCGGCAGTATAAGCTCCTCCATAAGAGGTGCTAGATGGACGAAGATTTTTCATGTTAAATTGGTATTTCTGGTAATGTGCATTAAGGAGCAAACTATGAGCACGGGGGCCATCCCCGAGCTTTTTAAGAGCTGAAATAGCAGCACGAAGCTCTGCACCACGAGTAGAAGGTTGACAGGCAATTTCAGCAAGCTGATCAGCCAGCTTTTGCCTACGTTCAGCAATGGCAGTTTGTAGTGACAACAGCACAGCATGACCTAAcgttttcttctcttttgcaTCAGATGCTACGCGTTCTCCTTCATCAAGACTCAACAAGGCTTCATCTACTCTCCTTTCAGCTAATAGAACATCCAGGTGATCAGGAAACTCCGTAAGCCACTTCTCTAGGTCTGAAGGCTCCCTAACGTCAGCAGTAGGAGAGCTATCAGACGTGGACTCGGGAACAACATCAGACAAAGAATCAATATGAACTCCCTCAGCTAAACCATGAATTAAAGTTGCCTGAGTAGATAGCAAGTTTTTCATGGATGAGAGTTCACCCTCCAAATCTGATATCTCTTTTGATGTGCTGCAAGtaaatgaaatacaaaacaAGTAAGCACTGACCAAACACAACAGCAAAGCTATCAGCCTGTCACACACTATAGATAAAGAATATGCAAGCAACAGTTTAAAAAGGCAGTAGCAGGTAAAACTATCATTCTCAATGGGAAGCTTCTCTTATTTCATAGGCGTTTTCAGTTTGGGACAATAGGTCTGTAGCTGCTATATAAAGGACTCACCGAATGAAAGCTGTATAATTGGCATAGACACTTCTGCGCATTTCCTCAGCAGAAGCCCTTTTCAGTTCCAATAGATAGGAGCACAGCTGCCTTATTTCCTGTAAATTGATGGAAACTTCTATCAACAACTCACCACATTCATTGCGCAAGAATTTAAAACGCCAAGGTGAAAAACATGGATGCCCAAATATGAATTCAAAGTTAAAACCATATTCACGAAGACAAAACCATATTCAGATCAAATAACAATTTAGTCAAGTAAGCCGAATCCCCTCCAAAGCTTAAAGCCTAAAAGATCCCAAGAATTAGTTGTTCCCCTAATCTCAAATATTCATTCCTCCATATTACGACCACGAAAGAGAAAGAGCAATCAACATCTGGTAGAGGGAAACTAGCTTCTGGAAGTATTTGTCATCCCTATCTTTCACTCATTACCAGATACATGGTTGTCTTCAACTTGTCAACTGCAACTACCTATAGCCAACTCTCTAGAATCTAGATGTGGTCTGACTGGACAAAATAGAAGCTGAGAAGTTTGAAAATGTATTATGAAGCTGAGTCAGAAGAGCTATATATCTTTGTGGCAGGAACAGACTTCAGGCATTTTCCAAAACAAGTGTCATGCAAATTAAGATGCTAACGGAAGTTATGATACCAGAAATGAGTGCCATAACCAGCTGCAACAGCACTCTACTTTAAAATACAGAGCTGAATCAGCACTGATCTATGTCTTGTGGAAGGCACAACATTCAGAGTATGTTTCAAAACTAAGAGTGGTACTCACTAAATGGTGCTAATGAAATTTATCATAGTAGCAAGGGGTATTGTAACTTGTGGCATTGCTCCTCCAACATAGAATAGAGAATATAGGTGGAAGCAAGGAGGTAGATGGAGAAATGTAGAATTTGAAAACTAGTAGCAATAATAAGTATTAGAGCAGCtgcttatttttttattcataataagaGCGTGTTTTGGCTCATGAACTAGAAATTCATGACTGAACATCTCCGGATTAGTCATTCTCGTCTTGGATGGGTCATCCTCACCTTGTATAAGCCATTGGGTAAGTAATCTTCGGATAAGATCTTTTGCATATGtttgattaacaaaaaaaaaaaaatgaaactctGGATCAGAATATCTAAACATGTCATGTATTTGGCTCACcattaatgaatattttgataagAAAACAATTGACCAAATGTCGTAAGAAAATGAAATCTAGTTTTTATTTCACTTAACtttctaaatttattaattataaaaccAAAAACACATATAGTGCCATCAGATACTAAATTTAAC
This window encodes:
- the LOC107014738 gene encoding exocyst complex component EXO84B-like, whose amino-acid sequence is MASVKSSRSRVHAVTQSKGINKDTGPKLEENLNVFKSDNFDADAFVQSKCLSLNEKEIRQLCSYLLELKRASAEEMRRSVYANYTAFIRTSKEISDLEGELSSMKNLLSTQATLIHGLAEGVHIDSLSDVVPESTSDSSPTADVREPSDLEKWLTEFPDHLDVLLAERRVDEALLSLDEGERVASDAKEKKTLGHAVLLSLQTAIAERRQKLADQLAEIACQPSTRGAELRAAISALKKLGDGPRAHSLLLNAHYQKYQFNMKNLRPSSTSYGGAYTAALSQLVFSGIAQAATDSLAIFGKEPAYTSELVMWSTKQTEAFALLVKRHALTSSAAAGGLRAAAECVQIALGHCSLLEARGLALCPVLLKLFRPSVEQALDANLKRIEESTAALAAADDWELTYPPSVTRTSGRSAGAVPGSTGAYQHKLSSSAHRFNLMVQDFFEDVGPLLSMQLGGKALEGLFQVFNTYVNTLVRALPGSMEEEASYEDSGNKIVRMAETEAQQIALLANASLLADELLPRAAMKLAPLANQKDDLQRRASDRQSRHPEQREWKKRLVNSVDRLKDSFCQQHALDLIFTEEGDSHLTAEMYINMEGNADDMEWSPSLIFQELYVKLNRMAAIAADMFVGRERFAMLLLMRLTETVILWLSQDQSFWDDIEEGPRPLGHLGLQQFYLDMKFVTCFASQGRYLSRNLLRVVNDIISKAMSAFAATGMDPYSVLPEDEWFTEIAQDAMEKLSGKPKVANGERDLNSPTASVSAQSMSSVRSHGSY